The Spirochaeta isovalerica genome includes a window with the following:
- a CDS encoding DinB family protein codes for MIEYDKSLAQLEINKTIIENLMLNLTEEQAHWKPAEDRWSMLEILNHIIDIEIEDFRYNFELILFNPEREWPSFDEMKWITSRKYNEREMSSSIEKFKEERDNSINWLRELSSPDLFSQHFGNKMHLGDLLSSWLGHDLFHIKHISLMRWDILKKWSDPFTPDYSGFYV; via the coding sequence ATGATTGAATATGATAAGTCATTAGCACAGTTGGAAATAAATAAGACAATAATTGAGAATCTAATGTTGAATTTAACCGAAGAACAAGCGCATTGGAAGCCTGCTGAGGATAGATGGTCAATGCTTGAAATCTTAAACCATATTATTGATATTGAAATAGAAGATTTTCGATATAATTTTGAACTTATTCTTTTTAATCCGGAAAGGGAATGGCCTTCATTTGATGAAATGAAATGGATAACTTCCAGGAAATACAACGAACGGGAAATGAGTTCTTCGATTGAAAAATTCAAAGAGGAAAGAGATAACTCTATAAATTGGTTAAGAGAATTATCAAGCCCAGATTTATTTTCACAACACTTTGGGAATAAAATGCATTTAGGTGATTTACTTTCTTCGTGGTTAGGTCATGATTTATTTCATATAAAGCATATTTCATTGATGAGATGGGATATATTAAAGAAATGGTCTGATCCATTTACACCGGATTATTCGGGCTTCTACGTATAA
- a CDS encoding DUF2269 family protein — protein MNPKNNANSKPVLFVFLAIMAAMIILSILFRDKIDEFLNRPFLYPHVLFAHILTVTLFFANAVIGILWELRSLASNRKEIILHTYNTVAWLDARFSSPLIILSVISGIILTQIYGDFLHTGWLFLGFSLFVLSGVIWIISDIPGQYKIKKLLAEVDPESDILSEELMDLLKKRLRVSLAGVVPLIFVFILMVYKPDFTLF, from the coding sequence ATGAACCCGAAAAATAACGCAAATTCAAAACCGGTACTTTTTGTCTTTCTGGCCATTATGGCGGCAATGATTATCCTGAGCATCCTGTTCCGCGACAAGATCGATGAATTCCTCAACAGGCCCTTCCTCTATCCCCATGTCCTTTTCGCCCACATACTCACGGTCACTCTCTTTTTCGCCAATGCGGTCATCGGCATACTGTGGGAGCTGCGGAGTCTGGCTTCGAATAGGAAAGAGATTATTCTGCATACCTACAACACCGTCGCCTGGCTCGATGCTCGTTTCTCCTCTCCGCTTATCATTCTCTCAGTCATCAGCGGAATTATTCTGACTCAGATTTACGGGGATTTCCTCCATACGGGCTGGCTTTTTCTCGGCTTCAGTCTTTTCGTTCTTTCGGGAGTTATCTGGATTATCAGCGATATCCCCGGACAGTATAAGATCAAAAAGCTGCTGGCGGAAGTCGACCCGGAATCAGATATCCTCTCCGAAGAGCTTATGGATCTTTTAAAAAAACGGCTGAGGGTTTCCCTGGCCGGTGTCGTTCCTCTGATCTTTGTCTTTATTCTCATGGTCTACAAACCGGATTTTACGCTTTTTTAA
- the leuC gene encoding 3-isopropylmalate dehydratase large subunit, whose amino-acid sequence MSQNLLNKVWDIHKIKTLPTGQDQLFISLHLIHEVTSPQAFGMLGERGLKVLYPERTFGTVDHIIPTDKRERPFDDELAEGMIRALEDNTAKNGISYFGPDSDHQGIVHIMGPELGLTQPGLTIACGDSHTSTHGAFGAIAFGIGTSQIRDILATQTMALSKPKVRRINISGTLKKGVYAKDIILKIIADLGVNGGLGFAYEYGGEVIDNMSMEERMTICNMTIEGGARVGYVNPDNKTYEYLKGRKYAPEDYETAVERWKSLASGKDAEYDDVYNLDVSSLEPMVTWGINPGQALGVGDQIPEDADEQACSFMGFDRGQVLKGTEIDVAFIGSCTNGRISDLRIAAEVVKGKKVRSGVRALVVPGSRSVADQAEREGLHTIFKEAGFQWREPGCSMCLAMNPDKLEKRELCASSSNRNFIGRQGSPTGRTVLMSPAMVAAAAVNGVISDVREML is encoded by the coding sequence ATGAGCCAAAACCTGCTGAATAAAGTCTGGGATATTCACAAAATCAAAACCCTGCCCACCGGACAGGACCAGCTTTTCATCTCCCTTCATCTCATTCATGAAGTGACATCTCCCCAGGCTTTCGGAATGCTGGGAGAGCGGGGCCTCAAAGTCCTCTACCCCGAAAGGACCTTCGGCACGGTGGATCACATTATCCCTACAGACAAGAGAGAACGGCCTTTTGACGATGAACTGGCAGAGGGGATGATCCGCGCTCTGGAAGATAATACGGCTAAGAACGGGATCAGCTACTTCGGACCGGACAGCGATCATCAGGGAATCGTCCATATCATGGGCCCTGAACTGGGACTGACTCAGCCGGGGCTTACCATCGCCTGCGGAGATTCCCATACATCGACCCACGGCGCCTTCGGAGCCATTGCCTTCGGAATCGGCACCAGCCAGATCCGCGATATCCTGGCGACTCAGACCATGGCTCTATCTAAACCGAAAGTCAGGCGGATCAACATCAGCGGAACTCTGAAAAAAGGCGTTTACGCCAAGGATATCATTCTGAAAATCATCGCCGATCTGGGTGTGAACGGCGGTCTCGGATTCGCTTATGAATACGGCGGAGAGGTCATTGATAACATGTCGATGGAAGAGCGGATGACCATCTGCAATATGACGATCGAGGGGGGCGCCCGCGTCGGTTACGTCAATCCCGATAACAAAACATATGAATATCTGAAAGGGCGGAAATACGCTCCGGAAGATTATGAAACTGCCGTTGAGCGATGGAAGTCTCTCGCCTCCGGAAAAGATGCTGAATATGACGATGTCTACAATCTCGATGTCTCATCTCTGGAGCCAATGGTGACATGGGGGATCAATCCCGGCCAGGCACTGGGTGTCGGAGATCAGATTCCCGAAGACGCCGATGAGCAGGCCTGTTCTTTTATGGGCTTTGACCGCGGTCAGGTTCTCAAGGGAACTGAAATCGATGTGGCTTTTATAGGCTCCTGTACAAACGGAAGGATCAGCGATCTGAGAATCGCCGCCGAAGTGGTTAAGGGAAAAAAAGTCAGATCCGGTGTACGGGCGCTGGTTGTTCCGGGATCGAGAAGTGTAGCCGACCAGGCTGAGAGGGAAGGGCTCCACACCATTTTCAAAGAAGCGGGATTTCAATGGCGGGAACCGGGCTGTTCCATGTGTCTGGCCATGAACCCCGATAAACTGGAGAAACGGGAGTTATGCGCCAGCTCCTCAAACAGAAACTTTATCGGGCGGCAGGGATCGCCAACCGGCCGGACTGTGCTTATGAGTCCTGCCATGGTCGCTGCCGCAGCGGTTAACGGAGTTATATCCGATGTGAGGGAAATGTTATGA
- the leuD gene encoding 3-isopropylmalate dehydratase small subunit — MNERIIEITGKAIPLRGDDIDTDRIIPARFMKCLTFDGLGQFAFYDVKYEENGEEKRHILNSPDYQGHSILVSGRNFGCGSSREHAPWALKGMGVRCIIARSYAEIFANNCSSLGIPALIVDEASAGELMKMAEDDPLVEFRVNLNSKKLHAGNRFYAFDLPENYRIALVEGRWDTTSMLMENLEDIKLKNQFLPSFKG; from the coding sequence ATGAATGAGAGAATTATAGAGATTACAGGTAAGGCGATTCCCCTCAGGGGCGATGATATCGATACGGACAGGATCATTCCCGCACGATTTATGAAATGTCTCACTTTCGACGGGTTGGGGCAGTTCGCCTTCTATGACGTGAAATATGAAGAGAATGGAGAGGAGAAGAGACACATCCTCAATTCTCCCGATTATCAGGGACATTCCATTCTGGTTTCCGGCCGGAATTTCGGTTGCGGGTCCAGCCGGGAGCACGCTCCCTGGGCTTTGAAGGGGATGGGGGTCAGATGTATCATTGCCCGGTCCTATGCTGAGATCTTTGCCAATAACTGCAGCAGTCTCGGAATACCCGCTCTCATCGTCGATGAGGCGAGCGCTGGAGAACTCATGAAAATGGCTGAAGATGATCCCCTGGTGGAATTCCGTGTCAATCTGAATTCCAAAAAACTCCATGCCGGGAATCGGTTCTACGCCTTCGATCTGCCGGAAAACTACCGCATTGCTCTGGTCGAAGGAAGGTGGGATACCACATCCATGCTGATGGAGAATCTGGAGGATATAAAGCTGAAGAATCAGTTTCTTCCTTCATTTAAAGGCTGA
- a CDS encoding two-component system sensor histidine kinase NtrB, producing MTEKEENHSENRKMLELLSHTALDFIEFSRNDNIYEYIGNQLLDFLGNSAYIILNSVDSRKMEATVEAVLGLGGFLEKLIAIMGRNPVGMTIGIDDTTPYYADGKLHLFEEGLYGLALKTIPHFVCASIEKLLGIRSIFLIDMAKQNQFFGTAIIFNRNEEPLRNQELIETFIKQASIAIQKRQAEQELHKSEAMFRELFSNMSSGVMVFQAVDEGDDFVFVDINRSAEESDKLSRNDLSGRRVSEVLPDLKSLEIFPLFKKVWKSGKAERCPEVEYSDGRKSGWRDYYIYKLPTGEIVSIYDDITERKRMEEKLLHRRKMESVGQLASGIAHHFNNSLCGIVNAAQLLQSPNRNLDEKGMKYTGMILESSRKAGELVEKLLVFGQKGDIPEADINLKEILSDTVELLTGTITKNISLSVTADHCSVRGDHTDIESAIINLCINACDAIDRGGEIRLTLENTALDDSYCAASSFDLKPGLFCRIRIVDSGRGIPAANLSRIFDPFFTTKEQGRGVGLGLSAIYGIVKDHSGEILVESSVGKGTVFTLNLPSVIPAS from the coding sequence ATGACAGAAAAAGAAGAGAATCATTCTGAAAACCGCAAAATGCTGGAACTGCTTTCTCATACGGCTCTGGACTTTATCGAGTTTTCCCGGAATGACAATATTTATGAGTATATCGGAAATCAGCTTCTCGATTTTCTGGGCAACAGCGCCTATATTATTCTGAATTCGGTCGATTCCCGGAAAATGGAAGCTACTGTTGAAGCCGTTCTGGGCCTGGGAGGCTTTCTGGAAAAACTCATCGCCATAATGGGCCGCAATCCGGTCGGTATGACCATCGGTATTGACGATACAACCCCCTATTACGCCGACGGGAAGCTCCATCTTTTCGAAGAGGGCCTTTACGGCCTGGCTCTGAAAACAATTCCCCATTTCGTCTGTGCTTCCATAGAAAAGCTTCTGGGCATACGAAGCATATTTCTCATCGATATGGCGAAGCAGAATCAATTTTTCGGAACGGCCATTATTTTCAACAGAAATGAAGAACCCCTTCGCAATCAGGAGCTGATCGAAACGTTTATTAAACAGGCTTCGATCGCCATTCAGAAGAGACAGGCGGAACAGGAACTCCATAAAAGCGAAGCTATGTTTCGCGAACTGTTCTCCAATATGAGCAGCGGAGTTATGGTATTCCAGGCTGTCGATGAGGGTGATGATTTTGTTTTCGTCGATATCAACCGTTCGGCCGAGGAAAGCGACAAGCTATCCAGAAACGATCTGTCCGGCAGGAGGGTCAGCGAAGTCCTGCCCGACCTGAAATCCCTTGAAATATTTCCCCTTTTCAAGAAGGTCTGGAAAAGCGGTAAGGCGGAGCGCTGTCCCGAAGTAGAGTACAGCGATGGCAGGAAAAGCGGATGGCGGGATTATTACATCTACAAACTCCCCACCGGCGAAATCGTTTCGATATATGATGATATAACAGAGCGGAAGAGGATGGAGGAAAAGTTGCTCCATAGGAGGAAAATGGAATCGGTCGGCCAGCTGGCTTCGGGCATCGCCCACCATTTCAATAACAGCCTGTGCGGAATCGTTAATGCGGCGCAGCTGCTCCAGTCACCCAATCGGAACCTCGATGAAAAGGGGATGAAATACACCGGTATGATCCTTGAGTCGTCGCGGAAAGCGGGGGAGCTGGTTGAGAAGCTTTTAGTCTTCGGACAGAAAGGGGACATTCCGGAAGCCGATATCAATCTCAAAGAGATTCTGAGCGATACGGTTGAATTGCTTACCGGCACGATTACCAAAAATATCTCTCTATCCGTAACAGCCGACCATTGTTCCGTCAGAGGGGATCATACAGATATTGAGAGCGCCATCATCAATCTCTGCATCAATGCCTGCGATGCCATCGATAGAGGGGGTGAAATAAGACTCACTCTTGAAAATACGGCTCTGGACGATTCGTACTGCGCTGCCAGTTCCTTTGATCTGAAACCCGGACTTTTCTGCAGAATCCGCATCGTCGACAGTGGAAGGGGCATTCCGGCGGCGAATCTCAGCAGGATTTTCGATCCTTTTTTTACAACGAAAGAGCAGGGGAGAGGTGTGGGACTCGGGCTTTCGGCCATTTATGGAATCGTGAAGGATCACAGCGGGGAAATCCTTGTGGAAAGTTCTGTGGGAAAAGGCACCGTCTTTACTTTGAATCTGCCTTCTGTGATCCCCGCTTCCTGA
- a CDS encoding CHAT domain-containing protein, whose protein sequence is MNRRILFILTGFLLLHPLFADKMEEGRALFNRGTGLYGKGRYADAYSQLSGSIEVFANAGSNGEESLMNAHLWAGASAYYLSEFTTAENHYLLSLELAEKRNDLSFQANILTALANLKMYTTDYSDAGDLFLKAADRQREMGMTTEARGSFEYGGYAKVLAEEYEEALPVFDEALSRSPENRAETEKAWLYAMRGNCRYYLLDLSGAQEDYGIAVSLQESFGSSAELTQYLAWAGKVSMDRNEPEKALDFFRKALSMAEELANQEDRCRVLAYFGFLYAGTGEYDLAIAYYEDSLGAARSLGRQDLIIPAYESLAWIYGEAGRKDLLKKTNDKLIDLYRRNRDEEKLASLLNDQGLIFYSNGDYQKAIPLFQEAVSLYRKAENLTDLSVLLLNLGMSFENTGNMNKADQLFRESLALSIEEGNRGDAEELAGHLNYIYSENTDYAKIIESLKPLLTLYERENSLAELMHLNNNIGTYHYALGEYREAIESYSTARHISRRLDLPSDEAIHLHNIAQAKFALSEYDRALDFYLQALHLAEKQGVREIEANILNSLGELYRAWGWFEKSQEYYGKAEILFQELDDIEGLASVYNNIGQAIRLDGNPEEAIPFYEKALDLSRRNGDEQGEAINLSNLGEAFRESGRLDEARSSYERALRIDSKNRNLRGIVIRKNNLAVLTLAEGDEVAARKIFFECLEYWRNTGERREEASALRNIWASFFNLGDYANAAVYLSEAVKIFEELRLTARDEVRREYLELQVNSYRDLSVTYFFLEDWIMSLYFQELSRGKYLLEQLDVLNGEISFSADILQSFLNGLDKRSGLLTLSIVDENLLQTILVEKERITSTLVSIDVDFLDRFYSAYGNLIQRYIDDPEADRFESVLKLYRLLLARPVQTRSTDSAVKEIGTYLNSRLFGVYGEALAGIDHLIIVPDGLLGTIPFEALIDEEGTYLVEKYDITYAQSLIIEQLVHDRIYGEERKPLLAMGGAVYNSDSPPPADDEIDFSGIRLNVSEMIRSGEGTRGIYNSMGYGAWINLPGTLQEVNLLSDIVERSEVLSGAEVSEEKIKALSSTGELASYKALHFATHGIVVPEVPQLSAVVLSQFPPSGRGEDGYLTMSEISRLNIAADFVNLSACETGLGKIYRGEGVVGLTQAFLVAGANSLSVSLWQVSDESTMQFMTGVYSLVAEEKISYARAISRMKRAFIRDNRFASPFYWAPFIFYGNYEAGL, encoded by the coding sequence GTGAACCGCAGGATTTTATTCATACTGACCGGATTTCTTCTCCTCCATCCCCTCTTCGCCGACAAGATGGAAGAGGGACGTGCACTTTTCAACAGAGGGACCGGTTTATACGGGAAGGGCCGATATGCCGATGCTTACAGCCAATTGTCCGGCAGCATCGAAGTTTTCGCCAATGCAGGATCCAATGGCGAAGAATCGCTGATGAATGCCCATCTCTGGGCCGGCGCTTCGGCCTATTATCTCTCGGAGTTCACCACAGCGGAAAATCACTATCTTCTGTCTCTGGAGCTGGCTGAAAAACGGAACGACCTCTCTTTTCAGGCTAATATCCTGACGGCTCTGGCCAATCTTAAAATGTACACCACAGACTATTCCGATGCGGGAGACTTGTTTCTTAAAGCCGCTGACCGGCAAAGAGAAATGGGGATGACGACCGAAGCCCGCGGATCTTTTGAATACGGCGGATACGCCAAAGTTCTGGCAGAAGAATACGAAGAAGCCCTTCCTGTATTTGACGAGGCTCTGTCCCGTTCCCCCGAAAACCGCGCAGAGACTGAGAAAGCCTGGCTTTATGCCATGCGGGGAAATTGTCGATATTATCTACTCGACCTTTCGGGAGCGCAGGAGGATTACGGGATCGCTGTTTCTCTTCAGGAGTCCTTTGGTTCATCGGCCGAGCTGACCCAGTACCTGGCCTGGGCGGGCAAAGTCTCCATGGACAGAAATGAGCCGGAAAAGGCTCTGGATTTCTTCCGGAAAGCCCTGTCAATGGCTGAAGAGCTGGCAAATCAGGAGGACCGGTGCCGGGTTCTCGCCTATTTCGGTTTTCTCTATGCCGGAACGGGAGAGTACGATCTCGCCATTGCCTATTATGAAGACTCTCTCGGCGCCGCGCGATCCCTGGGGCGTCAGGATCTTATCATTCCCGCCTATGAAAGCCTGGCCTGGATTTACGGCGAAGCCGGGAGGAAAGACCTTCTGAAGAAAACCAATGACAAGCTGATCGATCTCTACCGCCGTAATCGAGATGAAGAAAAGCTCGCTTCTCTTCTCAACGATCAGGGTTTGATTTTCTACAGCAACGGCGATTATCAGAAAGCCATTCCCCTTTTTCAGGAAGCGGTTTCCCTTTACAGGAAAGCAGAAAATCTGACCGATCTTTCGGTTCTTCTTCTCAATCTGGGAATGTCTTTTGAAAACACAGGCAATATGAACAAAGCCGATCAGCTGTTCCGCGAGAGCCTGGCACTCAGTATCGAAGAAGGGAACCGGGGCGATGCGGAAGAGCTCGCGGGGCATCTCAACTATATTTATTCGGAAAATACCGATTATGCAAAAATCATAGAATCGCTGAAGCCTCTTCTCACTTTATATGAGAGGGAGAACAGTTTGGCCGAGCTGATGCATCTCAACAATAATATAGGAACTTACCATTACGCTCTGGGGGAATACCGGGAGGCTATAGAGTCTTACAGCACTGCGCGGCATATCTCCCGCCGGTTGGATCTCCCCTCCGATGAAGCGATTCATCTCCATAATATTGCCCAGGCGAAATTCGCTCTGTCCGAGTATGACCGGGCTCTGGACTTCTATCTTCAGGCGCTTCACCTCGCTGAAAAGCAGGGCGTAAGGGAAATCGAAGCGAACATTCTCAATAGCCTGGGTGAGCTTTACCGGGCCTGGGGCTGGTTTGAAAAGAGCCAAGAGTATTACGGGAAAGCCGAAATCCTTTTTCAGGAGCTCGACGACATAGAGGGGTTGGCTTCGGTGTACAACAATATAGGCCAGGCGATCCGTCTCGACGGCAATCCGGAAGAGGCCATACCCTTTTATGAGAAAGCCCTGGACCTCAGTCGGCGGAACGGCGATGAGCAAGGCGAAGCCATTAATCTAAGCAATCTGGGAGAAGCTTTCCGGGAATCGGGCCGCCTGGATGAAGCCCGGTCGAGCTATGAAAGAGCGCTGCGGATCGATAGTAAAAACAGAAACCTCAGAGGTATCGTCATCCGCAAAAATAATCTCGCGGTGTTAACTCTTGCGGAAGGTGATGAGGTCGCTGCGAGAAAGATTTTCTTCGAATGCCTCGAGTACTGGAGAAACACCGGAGAGAGAAGGGAGGAAGCCTCTGCTCTGAGAAACATATGGGCTTCCTTTTTTAATCTCGGCGATTATGCCAACGCGGCTGTTTATTTGAGTGAGGCTGTGAAGATTTTTGAAGAGCTCCGCCTGACCGCCCGGGACGAGGTTCGAAGAGAATATCTGGAATTGCAGGTCAATTCCTACCGGGATCTGTCGGTCACCTATTTTTTTCTGGAGGACTGGATCATGTCTCTCTATTTTCAGGAACTATCCAGGGGGAAATACCTGCTGGAGCAGCTGGATGTCCTGAACGGTGAGATCTCATTCAGCGCCGATATCCTCCAGTCTTTTCTCAACGGCCTCGATAAGCGCTCGGGACTGCTGACCCTCTCTATCGTCGATGAAAATCTCCTACAGACCATTTTGGTGGAAAAAGAGAGAATTACATCAACCCTTGTTTCCATCGATGTGGATTTTCTGGACCGATTCTATTCCGCATACGGTAACCTGATTCAGCGCTATATCGATGATCCCGAAGCCGACCGCTTCGAAAGCGTACTGAAACTGTACAGACTGCTGCTGGCCAGACCTGTTCAGACCCGGTCAACTGACAGCGCTGTGAAGGAAATCGGAACTTACCTCAACAGCCGCCTCTTCGGCGTATACGGTGAAGCTTTGGCCGGGATCGACCACCTCATCATCGTGCCCGACGGACTTCTGGGAACCATTCCTTTCGAAGCCCTCATCGATGAAGAGGGCACTTATCTCGTGGAAAAATACGATATCACTTACGCACAGTCTCTCATCATAGAGCAGCTGGTTCATGACCGGATTTACGGAGAGGAAAGAAAACCGCTGCTTGCCATGGGCGGGGCTGTTTATAATTCAGATTCACCTCCACCTGCTGATGATGAAATTGATTTTTCGGGGATCAGGCTCAATGTCTCTGAAATGATCCGCAGCGGAGAGGGCACCCGGGGAATTTATAATTCCATGGGTTACGGCGCCTGGATCAATCTTCCCGGGACGCTGCAGGAAGTCAATCTTCTATCAGATATCGTCGAGCGGTCCGAAGTGCTGTCGGGAGCCGAAGTGTCCGAGGAGAAAATAAAAGCGCTCTCTTCAACGGGCGAACTGGCATCTTATAAGGCTCTCCATTTCGCAACCCACGGCATCGTCGTTCCCGAAGTGCCCCAATTGTCCGCCGTCGTTCTTTCCCAGTTTCCCCCTTCGGGAAGGGGCGAAGACGGCTATCTGACCATGAGCGAAATTTCCCGGCTGAACATCGCCGCCGATTTTGTGAATCTCTCGGCCTGTGAAACCGGACTGGGGAAGATATACCGGGGCGAAGGCGTTGTCGGCCTGACCCAGGCTTTTCTCGTGGCGGGTGCCAATTCCCTGTCAGTCTCACTCTGGCAGGTTTCCGATGAGTCGACCATGCAGTTCATGACCGGTGTCTATTCTCTTGTTGCGGAAGAAAAAATAAGCTACGCCCGGGCCATTTCGCGGATGAAGCGAGCTTTTATCAGGGACAATCGTTTCGCTAGTCCTTTCTACTGGGCTCCTTTTATATTTTATGGCAATTACGAGGCAGGATTATGA
- a CDS encoding CHASE2 domain-containing protein, translating to MKKKQKWILVPLLALASLALVVIFPFSGISELKSRDLRASLAGLNEASAPLTIVTIDDESFEKINIRWPWPRQILAESIINLKDAGASVIGLDIMLGDGGYTADEDRALASALNYAGNVVLPEKRDVRESGGYVIDYFDRPLPLFAEGAQAIGYVNLIIDRDNFVRRVLPADSSLGESHEAFSFKLYPQAAPLLNVDRTLLINYAPAGSFTTVPFHKVLDGSADPELFRDRIVLVGAWFKESHDRSLTPVESSTGLYGIEIHANIVNTLYTGRYLREIPGMVNLLILLLLSAAGSLAFIHLRPLAGLITAAAAVVLFSFLAFFLYTSMGTIVDIFNPLLIIFITWLGAVLYNYLIVEREKAHVRRTFSRYVSAEVVNNILDSGNAIELGGELREVAIFFSDICGFTSMSEKMPPDEIVEMLNEYFTDMTDIIFQYGGTLNKYIGDAIMAIYGAPVAMVDASERALKACLDMRSRLERFNRDRAEKGKPPIRIGMGIHSGKVLVGNIGSPRQMEYTVIGDAVNVCSRIEGLTRDFETDLLISDELFQKVGHLVEVETMAPVAVKGKSDKIIVHKVTGLKEGI from the coding sequence ATGAAAAAAAAACAGAAATGGATTCTCGTCCCTCTGCTGGCTCTGGCCTCTTTAGCCCTCGTTGTTATATTCCCTTTCTCCGGCATATCCGAACTGAAAAGCCGGGATCTGAGGGCATCTCTGGCAGGATTGAACGAGGCGTCGGCTCCTTTGACCATCGTAACCATAGATGACGAGTCCTTTGAGAAAATCAACATTCGCTGGCCCTGGCCCCGGCAGATCCTGGCCGAGTCTATAATCAATCTGAAGGATGCCGGAGCCTCGGTCATCGGACTGGATATTATGCTGGGCGACGGCGGGTATACAGCCGATGAGGACCGGGCTCTCGCCTCGGCTCTGAACTATGCCGGCAATGTGGTCCTTCCTGAAAAACGGGATGTCCGGGAGAGCGGCGGTTATGTCATAGATTATTTCGACAGGCCGCTCCCTCTCTTCGCAGAAGGGGCACAGGCTATCGGTTATGTCAACCTGATCATAGACAGGGACAATTTTGTCAGGAGAGTCCTTCCTGCAGACAGCTCTCTGGGTGAAAGTCACGAGGCATTCTCTTTCAAACTCTATCCTCAGGCTGCCCCGCTTCTCAATGTAGACAGAACCCTGCTTATAAACTATGCCCCGGCAGGGTCTTTTACTACCGTTCCCTTTCACAAGGTTCTGGACGGTTCAGCCGATCCTGAATTGTTCCGCGACAGGATAGTCCTCGTGGGGGCCTGGTTCAAGGAATCGCACGACAGATCTCTCACCCCCGTCGAAAGCAGCACCGGCCTGTACGGAATTGAGATTCACGCCAACATCGTCAATACCCTCTATACGGGCCGCTATCTCAGAGAGATCCCCGGAATGGTTAATCTGCTGATTCTCCTGCTCCTCTCTGCAGCCGGATCCCTGGCATTTATCCATTTGAGGCCTCTTGCCGGACTGATCACCGCTGCTGCGGCGGTTGTCCTTTTCAGTTTCCTGGCCTTTTTTCTCTACACCTCGATGGGAACTATCGTGGATATCTTCAACCCCCTTCTGATCATATTCATCACATGGCTCGGAGCCGTCCTCTACAATTATCTTATCGTCGAAAGGGAGAAAGCCCATGTCAGAAGGACCTTCTCCCGCTATGTCTCGGCGGAAGTGGTTAACAATATTCTCGACAGCGGCAATGCTATCGAGCTGGGAGGAGAATTGAGGGAAGTCGCCATATTCTTTTCCGATATCTGCGGTTTCACATCCATGTCGGAAAAAATGCCTCCCGACGAAATCGTGGAGATGCTCAACGAATACTTTACCGATATGACTGATATCATCTTCCAATACGGAGGAACGCTTAACAAGTATATCGGCGATGCCATCATGGCCATATACGGCGCTCCCGTAGCCATGGTAGACGCGTCGGAACGGGCCTTAAAGGCCTGTCTGGATATGCGGAGCAGACTGGAACGGTTCAACAGGGACAGAGCGGAGAAGGGAAAACCTCCCATCAGAATAGGGATGGGGATCCATAGCGGAAAGGTCCTTGTCGGCAATATTGGTTCGCCCCGGCAAATGGAGTATACTGTTATCGGAGACGCCGTGAATGTCTGCTCCCGAATAGAGGGGCTGACCCGCGATTTCGAAACCGACCTGCTCATCAGCGATGAGCTGTTTCAGAAAGTCGGTCATCTGGTGGAAGTCGAGACTATGGCCCCTGTGGCTGTTAAAGGAAAAAGCGATAAGATAATCGTCCATAAAGTGACAGGATTGAAAGAGGGAATCTGA